The proteins below come from a single Rosa rugosa chromosome 2, drRosRugo1.1, whole genome shotgun sequence genomic window:
- the LOC133733488 gene encoding uncharacterized protein LOC133733488 → MKKGLHPQMQWVSYVTQSGRLMHVMMTKIHHVGKVYHLKAKRQMAENLGQVAKFRQRYEKAAPTQKDAP, encoded by the coding sequence ATGAAGAAAGGATTGCACCCTCAGATGCAATGGGTATCCTATGTGACACAGAGTGGGAGATTGATGCACGTTATGATGACCAAGATACACCATGTCGGTAAAGTCTACCACTTGAAGGCGAAGCGTCAAATGGCTGAGAACCTTGGGCAGGTTGCCAAGTTCAGGCAACGTTATGAGAAGGCGGCTCCTACTCAGAAAGATGCACCGTGA
- the LOC133728220 gene encoding ribonuclease 3-like protein 2: MNGGSNEKIPTVTPLDLHAPSPEMKESVEAVERIVDYDFKNNKKLLEEALTHPSFRASDAVSYRRLAFFGDAVLGFAVSKHLLLAYPGIVQDDLTNLRSVNVSKERFARVAVRHGLYTHVRRTATAALDDQVREFTEVVSREEKAPLYGGSVVAPRVLAEIVESVAGAICFDLNFDLQKFWKIFSHVLEPIVTLEELQQQPHDPVTELTQFCQKHTKDAKIKYERDETKSTANVYVDGMFVASGSSEQTKIAEVSAAEMALCNLMQSMSSVEDAAGIDGSFPVERATNELHNLCAKKKWPKPIFTIEHEEGPPHAKKFVSKVTIHGVLSVTGDKKSRRKHAKNSAASLMIRRQTDTSKVVKQSEHIRKASQ; this comes from the exons ATGAACGGAGGATCTAACGAGAAAATCCCCACCGTGACACCACTCGACCTCCACGCGCCGTCACCGGAAATGAAAGAATCGGTGGAAGCCGTGGAGCGGATCGTAGACTACGACTTCAAGAACAACAAGAAGCTTCTAGAGGAAGCTCTCACCCACCCCTCCTTCCGCGCAAGCGACGCCGTTTCGTATCGGCGGCTGGCGTTCTTCGGCGACGCCGTTCTTGGCTTCGCTGTAAGTAAACACCTCCTCCTTGCTTACCCTGGAATTGTCCAAGATGACCTCACCAATCTACGCTCCGTTAACGTCAGCAAAGAGAGGTTCGCACGTGTCGCCGTGCGACATGGGCTTTATACCCACGTTCGCCGCACTGCAACTGCTGCTCTCGATGATCAG GTTAGGGAGTTTACTGAAGTTGTAAGCCGAGAAGAGAAGGCGCCTCTATATGGAGGTTCTGTAGTAGCCCCCAGAGTTCTTGCAGAGATTGTGGAGTCTGTGGCTGGTGCTATTTGCTTTGACTTGAATTTTGATCTCCAGAAGTTTTGGAAG ATTTTTAGTCATGTTTTGGAGCCTATAGTTACCCTTGAAGAGTTGCAGCAACAACCTCATGACCCCGTCACAGAGTTGACTCAGTTTTGCCAGAAACACACGAAGGATGCCAAAATCAAGTACGAGAGAGATGAGACCAAGAGTACTGCGAATGTGTATGTTGATGGCATGTTTGTTGCCTCGGGTTCTTCTGAACAGACAAAAATTGCTGAGGTCAGTGCTGCTGAGATGGCTCTGTGTAACTTGATGCAATCGATGTCATCGGTTGAAGATGCTGCTGGAATTGATGGGTCATTTCCTGTTGAAAGAGCAACAAATGAGTTGCATAATCTTTGTGCCAAGAAGAAGTGGCCTAAACCAATTTTCAC CATCGAGCATGAAGAAGGTCCTCCACACGCGAAGAAGTTTGTATCCAAGGTAACTATACATGGTGTGCTATCTGTAACAGGAGACAAAAAGTCGAGACGGAAACATGCGAAGAATTCTGCTGCTTCTTTGATGATCCGCCGTCAGACTGATACATCTAAAGTTGTTAAACAGTCCGAACACATCAGAAAGGCAAGCCAATGA